Within Bradymonas sediminis, the genomic segment GAGCGGGCTCTATGTGGTGGTGGGGCTTTTGATCCTCGCCTACGAATCCCTAAAAAATTGGGCGCTGGCCGGCATCCGGGCCCGGCAGGAGTTGACCGAAGCGATTTTGCTCGCCGCCCCCGATGCCATCGTGACGTTGGATAACGCCGGGCGTATTGATGTGGTCAACGACGCGGCCGCGGAGGTCTTTGACCGCAGCGACCGCGCCTCCCTGGTGGGCGCCGGGCTCGACACGCTGGTGCCGTCCGCGGCGCCCCCGGTGGCGCCCGGGGCCGAGACCGACCGGCAAGCGAATTCCTTCGTGCAGTGGAACCGCGCCAATCCCTGGCACCGCCACGTGACCGAAGCTGTGCGCGGGGACAACACGGTCTTCCCGGCCGACGTCTCGGTGCGCGAGATTGGCCAGGACGGCCGGTTCGTCGTGGTCATGCGCGATATCAGTGATTTGCAGCTCGCCCAGCGCACGCTCGAGGAGGCGCGCGACGCGGCGCTTCAGGCGAATCAAGCCAAGAGCTCGTTTTTGGCCAATATGAGCCACGAGCTGCGCACCCCCCTGAACGCGATCATCGGCTATAGTGAGTTGCTCTGCGAAGACGCCGAGGATTCGGGGCAAGACGGGCTGGTGCCGGACCTGCAGAAGATCCGGGTCGCCGGGAAGCATTTGCTCAATCTGATCAATGATATCCTGGACATCTCGAAGATCGAGGCCGGCCATATGGACATCTATGTCGAGGAGCTCGACCTGCACGAGCTGCTCGACGAGGTCGCCTCGACGGTGCGGCCGGTGATCGAGAAGAAGGGGAGCGAGTTCCACATCGACACCGCCCAGGCGCCGCGCATGGTGCAGGCGGACGCGACGAAATTACGCCAGATTTTGCTCAATCTGCTGTCGAACGCCGCCAAATTCGCGGCGCAGAGTCAGGTGCGCCTGGGCGTGGTGATGGAGCTGGTCGACGATACTCAATATTGTATCTTCGAGGTCGAAGACCACGGGATTGGCATCGCCCCCGAGAAGGTCGACAAGCTCTTTGACGCCTTCGAGCAGGCCGACGTGTCGACGACCCGACTCTACGGCGGCACCGGGCTGGGTCTTGCGATTTCGAAGCGCTTTATCGAGATGATGGGCGGCGTGATCACCGTGGAGAGCGCCCTCGGCGAGGGGACGGTCTTCCGCGTGCACCTGCCGATACAGCTCGAGAAGCCCATCAGCGACCCGACTGGCCTGGCCGAGGTCTCGACCGCCAGCGAACGGACGCGCGAGGAGCACGACGGGCTGACGGTGTTGGTGATCGATGATGACCCGGTCGTGCATCAATTGATGGGAGAATTTCTGGGGCGCGAGGGTTTTCAGATGTACTCGGCCACCAGCGGCGCGATGGGGCTGGAGCTGGCGCGCGACCTGCAGCCCGACGTGATAACCCTCGACGTGATGATGTCGCAGATGGACGGGTGGGACGTGCTGAGCCGGCTTAAGCAAAACCCGGACACCGAAGCGATTCCCGTGGTGATGGTGACCATCGTCAACGATAAGAAGGCCGGCTTCTCGCTGGGCGCGGCCGACTATCTTGTCAAACCGGTGGACCGCCAGAAGTTGATTAAGGTGCTGAATCGGTACTCGCGCCGGATTCTGAAACAGCCGGTGATGTTGGTCGAGGATGACCCGATCACCCGGGAGATGATGACGCGCACGATTGAGCGAGAGGGCTGGGATTTGCGCAGCGCCTCCGATGGGGTTCAGGGGATCAAACTGCTCGAGGAGGGGCTGCGGCCCGGGGTGATCTTGCTCGACATTATGATGCCGAATATGGACGGTTTCGAGATGCTCAAGCGGCTAAAGGCGCACTCCGAGTGGGCTGAGATCCCGGTGGTGATTGTGTCCGCCGCGGTGTTGACCGCCGAGGAGCGTGAGCGCTTGGGAGCCCAGGTCGAGCTGATACTAGAGAAGGGTGACTATTCGACCGCGCAGCTGCTGGCGGAGGTGCAGCGCGCGGTGGGCGCTTAAACCGCGCGCTGCCCGTCGGCGACTCAGAGGGTCGTGGTGTAGGGGAAGCGCACGCGCAACTGAAGATATGCCTCGCCGATATGCCACAACGAGCGGTCTCCTTCGCCCATGTCGAGGATTCCGCCGCCGATCTCCTGGGGAATATAGAAGTTGGAGTTCCACCCGAGGCGCAGCCCAATGGTGTCGGTGAGCATCGCGCCGGCCGACAACCCAACCGACGCCCCCGGGCGCAGGAAGTGCGTGGAGGTATTCGGCAAGTCCGAGTCGATATACGCGTAGGTCGCCAGCAGCCCGGCGCCCACGTTCAGGTTCGCCTTGGGCGAGCTGAGCAGGTCAATTCCGATACCCAGCAGCTGCCAATTCGCGCCGTAGACGCCCGTGTCATTGAGCTTTGGCGAGATGATGATGTCGCGCGGGATGAGGGCGAGGATGCCCGGGGTGTAGCGAAACTCACTGCCTGGCTTGAACATCGAGCGGTATTTGCGCGGGACGAGGCGCGGGTATTTGCGCACGAAATCGTAGGTGATAATCGCCGCAATATCGATGCGCAAACCGTAGTGAAACATCTGCCCTTCGGTGAGCGGGCCGCCGAGGACCTCGCCGCCGCTGATGGGGTTTGAGAAGGCAAAGAATGCGGGGCCGACGCCGAGTTCCACCGGCACGGTGACCTGGCGGGGCGCGCGTTTGCGGGTCTTCGCCCCGCTTCGGGTGCTGCGGCGTCTTTGGCTGGACTTCGGGCGTGTTCCCCGCTTGCCCTGGGCGCGCGTGGTGATGGATTGTCCGGTCGAGCCGCCCGAGTCCTGGGCCGTCCTCTCGGTTCGGTCGGGCTCTCCGGCGGCCGCGAGTGTGGGGCTCCCAAGTCCAATCAACAGCAGGCTCAGCAGCAGGAGTGCCCGGGGGGAGATTTGCCGACAAACGCGCGGTGAGTTCATAGCGACTTCCAACAGCATCAGTAAAGAAATTCGACGTGGAAAATGACGTAGCCCAAATATCAAAAATTGGCGCAGGAAAATCAATAAACAAAAAGGCCTGACCTGGCTTAAACGCCGGGTCAGGCCTCGATGCGCATTTCAGTTGCCTGAAACTCCGGGTCGCAGCGCCCAACGGGGTGCGCGCTACGCTCCGAGGAAGGTCTTAGAACGTGACCTTACCTTTGACCGCGCTGTTGGCGGTGGAGAATTTCGAGCTGATCGTGGTACCGAACACTTTGACGATCGCGATGACGAAGCAGGCGATCAGGATGAGGAGGATGATGTACTCGGTCGAGGTGGCACCGTCTTCATCGTTATTGAACGCGACCAACATGTCTTTGAAATTGTTCATTTTGCTCTCCTTTCGAGGGATTGATGACCTGGCCCCGACTCGCGAAAGTCTATAAATCAGGTCGATTTGGGTTTTCGTTTCTCAGGCAGCGCATCTACGCGACTGTCCTCATTACACGAAACAAATAAAGCAACTTCCGATCCAACTTTGATAAAAAAACTAAACTATCTGCGAAAAACATCTTCAGGGACCTAAATTTTCCTGAAGTTTGGAATCTGGCAGTTTTTGGTGTGTGACATTGTGTCGCAACACCGGGACTGCCGACCCCGGAGTCAAACCGCAGGATGTCCCAACCACCATACCAAGAAGTCTCGGTACGCCTTGATATAAACAGCGGTCCCGATCAACGCGATCGTGGCCCCGAAGCTGATCAGGGTAAAGACGATGATATATTCGGTCATCGCCACACCGGAATCATCCTGGTGGAAATTCGCGAACGCCGCCTTCAACGCTTCGAAGCTAAGCTGTGTTTTATCCATGTCATTCATAATCAAGCCGGTGTCGGTTAGGACGGGTCAACATAACCCAGAGGAGTTACCATATCAAACTTTGGATCATGGCCTTGCCGAAATATACCGCAGTGTTTGAGGTGAATCAAGAAGACCCGGTCAGAAGTCTGTGTGCGAGATTCGGCGCCGCCAAGTCGAGCGATGAGCGTATCGAAGTGCCCAAAGACATCGAGGATATAGGGAATTGCAAGAAGTAGGCCGGGGGTGGAGGAATAGCGTGTGGGCTTCGTGCTTTCTCAAATGGTGGTCGCCGGCGCCGGGAGGCGCTCGCCTGATTGACAGCCATTGAGCCGGTGATTATTCCGAACGGCAACTGTTCGGGCCCGCTCTTTTTTGGGGTCGGCCGAATTCTCTTAGTGATAACGCGGAAGGCCTCATGAGCAGCGAAAATAGCAGTGATTATCCCGAACAGCTCACCATGTCAGACGCACTCTTAGCGGGGAAGACGATGGCCACCGAGGCAGACGCGCAGCAGCTTGAGATCAAAGAGGCCCAACAGCAGCAGGAGCAGTCGCGCCTGGAGCCCGACTTCGAAGGGCGCTACCCGATCGACGATCTGATGGAGCGCCTGGGCGTGGATGGCGAGGACGCGGGGCCCGCGCACCTGCAGATAAGCGGGGCGAGCGGGGCGCTGCGCGCGTGCATCCTGGCAGATTTGAGCCATCGGATTCATCGGCCGCTGGTGATCTTAAGCGCGTCGGAGGGCGACGCGCGCGAATTGGCTGACGACCTCGGGGTCTTCGTGCTCAGCGACAGCGAGCCCTACGAGGGGTTGTTGGACCAGGTCGTCCATTATCCCGACTTCGACATCGGCCCGTACCACAGCGCCTCGCCGGAGCGAAAGC encodes:
- a CDS encoding response regulator: MGLLDRLTSHFASDDILEDIEMAFRAKVIIAFAFAVSAWGPIYSLVLYNLADSHVVVGVLLAETVLIGGSPFWMKLGVPLRALGHWITLNTFIVVNSVAWLGFGSESVWWQAVVMIVAVLLCGLRTGVFWLVASMLNLVLFYRAVAAGDLVAVAFDGNTQLLWQASVMSGLYVVVGLLILAYESLKNWALAGIRARQELTEAILLAAPDAIVTLDNAGRIDVVNDAAAEVFDRSDRASLVGAGLDTLVPSAAPPVAPGAETDRQANSFVQWNRANPWHRHVTEAVRGDNTVFPADVSVREIGQDGRFVVVMRDISDLQLAQRTLEEARDAALQANQAKSSFLANMSHELRTPLNAIIGYSELLCEDAEDSGQDGLVPDLQKIRVAGKHLLNLINDILDISKIEAGHMDIYVEELDLHELLDEVASTVRPVIEKKGSEFHIDTAQAPRMVQADATKLRQILLNLLSNAAKFAAQSQVRLGVVMELVDDTQYCIFEVEDHGIGIAPEKVDKLFDAFEQADVSTTRLYGGTGLGLAISKRFIEMMGGVITVESALGEGTVFRVHLPIQLEKPISDPTGLAEVSTASERTREEHDGLTVLVIDDDPVVHQLMGEFLGREGFQMYSATSGAMGLELARDLQPDVITLDVMMSQMDGWDVLSRLKQNPDTEAIPVVMVTIVNDKKAGFSLGAADYLVKPVDRQKLIKVLNRYSRRILKQPVMLVEDDPITREMMTRTIEREGWDLRSASDGVQGIKLLEEGLRPGVILLDIMMPNMDGFEMLKRLKAHSEWAEIPVVIVSAAVLTAEERERLGAQVELILEKGDYSTAQLLAEVQRAVGA
- a CDS encoding Flp family type IVb pilin, coding for MNNFKDMLVAFNNDEDGATSTEYIILLILIACFVIAIVKVFGTTISSKFSTANSAVKGKVTF